The nucleotide window ccaatcgtttatccaattcgtttatctcgtttaagtcgtatcaaatcgtttaactcgtccaaaatcgtattcgttttagttgtgaaactacttttggtcgtctcgctaataacattcaaaccttcgtgactcgactatctcgaaactcgcattaacaaaccaccaaagggtaagttaacaatcatcagattcgctCGTTACcaacataacccccacacataaccatgggtgtagtctgataacgggatttgtcagatcctatggtaccataacctaatactggtcggcttgattaatgctaatgaatgtcattcgttatgtaattacaaccaacaagttcgttcacattatcgaaatctttattagtttaatataaaccatcttatTCGTTTTTGAAAACATCGCTAGAATATCGAAATCGTTttaatacatatgaatcaccccaaaacaattgaaaacagtaaaataggggaactatgtactcacatcgaagtgcaaagtatcctcaatctaatGAACTCAgcaagctcaatcaaaccaaggaaactcaagcagcacctaataatcgaatcactagtaaataaatcgacacctaaatcggaagatcggacaaaatgaggtcttgtaaaccaaatgagtgtaggaactcatgtgatatggtttaacaaagcctacattctaaatccgaacctaacctaagtgctttcgacccattacgacccgtttaggtagcttacgctactttaacgcgtcgttcgcgtaaaacgcgttcgagacatctaactagtcctatgacaagtattatatgcctaaacatgtttaattatgttgcataatcagttagaTGACAAatgtttgggttacatatgcttaaaatccaattatacatgaaaaaggcattttggtcatttacctaaggcatataaactacctatcatacaactacttaaactaggtgaccataaggtataacctcggaacgctattccctatgcaactatggtcactatacatgcttggtcggatcctaatgatcgaccaaacaggtcgagttcgaaagtctaaacggtggtttagaccgcttgacttacgactctaaacaagcactaaactaaaagtgacgagctaagcatgttaaaacatgcttaactaagttaaaaaacaggttttgatatcaaaacaaagtgttttgataccaagagtagtttggttgcaaaatacgcttaaatgcgcattttgaccgaaactacgactcgccactacgcctagtcaacgtggtaatcagtaggtatagtcactaaggactataaccatcgtgattacgctcacgttgcgaagttcaaacgaacttcgatgttgaccaactcgtggtcaaagcagaaagtcaaacactgtttgactttcacgctcgaaaagcgataaaagaacgaaagaagcttacaaagggtccaagctagggagaacttgatcttaaaatctcaggtatgaagtattgtaacttcaaagcctatttctaagctatgtaaaggatatttagggtatgtttaacttatgatcaagttccggaatgttcgttactatacgaatcggtatagtttcgcagtttgacacaaataggccatgcgatcgaacaaacttgttttcgacacaccaaaccatccaaaacttatttctaagttatgtgaatgttatttaaggtatgttaagcctatttcactatcccggagtgtttgtcgcgttaaactgactgcgtttacgcaccagtttgcgtataactttccagaaagcgatttagagcttgaaatcgaatcgaatcaaatcgtaaaatcatcaaacacaaatacacacgtaataacaccaaaacacattgttttattgataattaacattgttttacattgtacatcgattacagagcacagttgtcacagcggaggctagggttagggtttggaaTAGGAACAGGTGGTGGCTGAGTTGATGGTGGCGCTGGTGAGAAGGGGTAGGAGGTGGTGGTTGAGTTGATGGTGGTTGTGGCGGTGGTCAGAAAGGGGGAAGGAGTTAGTGGTGGAGTTGATGGTAGCAGTGGTCAGAAGGGGGGAAAGAGTTTGTGGTGGAGTTGCTGGTGGTGGTGGTCAGAAGGGGGAAGGTGGTGGTTGCTgagttgatggtggtggtggagttgatggtggtggtggttagaAGGGGGAAGGTGGTGGTGGAGTTGATGATTGCGGTGGTGTTAGAGAGAGAAGATAGAGAAAGACAGAGGAGAGAGAGGAAGCGAGTCAGTGTTTTGGATTTATAAATCAGATTATCTTTAagtatttttatgtttttaatgtaattcatatttaaaaaaacaacaatacatatgtaaaaaaaatagcCATGTCAGCATGCCACGTTAAATAAAATAGCCACGTCAGCAAAaaaaaactaacctagttagtgtcTAGTTAACGACAGGGTGACACAACAAACCAAGTGTTATGTTGGAGGTGGTGGGAGCCAAAATGAAAATTGAGAGTGACAACAGCCAATTTTAATTAGTTTGGAGTCATAAATCCATTTCCCAAAAACTAATGaagtaattatatattaaaatttaAGTGTACTGTTTtctcatagttttttttttttataagtaGCGTCAAACAAAATTTACATACTTTCATTgtaaaaacaacttattttacGTATCCATCCATCTTGATAATTGTACATTTTTACTTGATTTTTTAGTTATGCTTTAGTTATATGACAACTTGTTCGGTTACATCAATTTTCAAAAATATTCTtttatcaaaaatgttattgGAGTATTCAAGATTTTGATCCGATTTAGTAAAATATGCTTTGTTTCTTTTTCCAATGTGAAAACTAAAGTTTGGTTTTTCACGTGTCATACTAGTTTAGATTCtataactagaattacgacccgccgcagtgcggcggggattctttagttataactaagtcgatttaagaCGCGCatgttatgttgaacctgtcaaacgcgaaaaaatagacgatgtaaaaacgttcacccacatacgcacgttgcgtcgtgttaactcgtaaaatttagaacgaaacgtaaaaacgttaaaccaaagacgcacgttccgatgtgttaagtcacaaaatttagaacgaagtataaagcgaaaaatttgcggaaaacaaaaactataaaggaccaaagctgaaaataaaaaaaagttgtgaggatagattgcaaaagataaaaagttttgtgttaaaagtaaaaaaacaaatagttttgggttaaaagtaatttatgaaatacttttgggtgaaaagtaaaaaacattaattttttttaaaaaaccccCAAAAGCCAAGGTTttaacaaccatatgcataaccattttttgtttaaaaaaccccaaagccaagattaccacacataagtaaaaaaaaatcaaagtggttaaattgcaaaagattgaaacttttgaattagaagtgaaaaatcaaattaatcaaagtaGTTAAATCGTATAAGgtagaaacttttgaattagaagtggaaaatcaaattaatcaaaagggttaaattgccaaagatttaaactttaaacttaaattgtcaaatattaaaactttagggttaaaaggaaacaaagactaaactttaaacttaaattgttaaagataAAAACTTTAGGGTTACATAGTAaaattctagtttttttttttttttttttttttgaaaacccccCTAAGCACATGTTACAACACAATAATGCATATTCAAGTTGCTtctttataagttaataatatgATTTCGATTAAAGTATTAAAATAGAGGGAGAAGATAAAATAGAAAGTTTAATTTGGCTAAAAATGATAATAAGTAATAGGATTATGATATgtatcaaaatttaaaaataaagggaagggtattttagtcaattttatctaatcttttttcttcttctctctcagtaacttcaaaacccaccattttcaatacccaccatcttcaaccttttcttcactttctatctcaataatcactacattatagtgtgattttcgtcaccaatcaacgATTCAAACACCCAAccaacgtgttcttcaactttttttgaagaaacccagtttaatttcatacaatatctcattttttcCGTGATTTTAaagcgaatcactcgattcgttcgattcgatcgctTATAAGTGTTTCTAGCATTCAAATTTcatcaatcgttgaagaaatctgaagaaattggCTCCGATCTATGTAATAAATTTTTGAATtacatttttacgatctgggttttcgAATTGAGTTATTGCGTTTTATAAAGTAATGGAAAAGCactatttttttgtattttcagtccattgcattttagaaacaacacattttattgtgtttttaatcaattgcgttttaggtaaaaacacattttttttctgttttctggccattacgttttagaaaaaagacatttctttgtgttttctggccattgaattttagaaataagacatttctttgtgttctTAGGCCActgcgttttacaaaaaaaaaaagacatttctttgtgttttcagccattgcgttttagaaacaacacattttattgtgtttttagttcattgcgtttggtaaaagacatttctttgtgtttttctacaattgcgttttaggtaaaacatattTTATGTGTTTTAGGTCAATTGTGATTCCGGCAACAATGGTGAAATTGGCAGGCTAAAGTGGGAGGTGCTCGAGTGAAATTAGAGATAATGTGGGGATTTGAAAAGTTTAACGGTTTATGGTAGGGATGATAGTGAAATTGGGTGTAAATGAAGGTAAAATACTATAATACCCCCAACAGTCAACATTAAAAGACGAACACGCCCCTCAAAACTAATGTTTGATTGAGGGTAGATAACACCAAGGACACATATTGCGAGAAAATGAACAACATGTCCTCAGGCTGCGATTTTTTGAGTTTAGAAGCTTAACGTGCCTTTTCCAGAAAACCACATGGACGCAAATTGTAATGTCCTCTAACAAGTTTCTCAATTTTCAAGCATTGGGTGGTTTTGTTATAAAAGTGAACCCTTTTCCTCACACGGATTACACATTAGCCTTGCAAACAATTTACACGGCTAACCCGATCTAATTTCCCTTTAAAAACGGTTTTCTTTCTTTCATTTAATAAAATTAGAGAAAAAATCCAACCATTTAAAAATCCTTAACCTCACATCAATCGTTGCTAAAATATGCAAAATgagcgtatatatatatatgggtaaagttcttgtacaaataatcttaacatactaaacatacaaattgaaggaaaactcaaaaagacaaggtggcatttttgtaattatcaataactatcaaagttactctacaaatatacctaaaaaaacctaaccactccccccaccccaaaaaaaaacctaccccccccccccaaaaaaaaaaacctaaaaaaacctaaccccccccccccaaaaaaaaaacctaaaaaaaacctaacccccccccccccaaaaaaaaaaacctaaaaaaacctaaccccccccccccccacccaagctaaaatgctaaaaactaaacccccaaaaaatctaaaaaaattaaaaagaaaacacacaaattattttattttatttttttaacatttttttattaaaaaatcgctacttttagtagcagccaaaatttttttttttttttttttttttttttttgctaacgaaatgtagcgattttttaataaaaaatgttaaaaaaaaaaaatttgtgtttttttaggtatttttggttgtaactttgatagttggtggtaattacaaaaatgccaccttgtctttttgggttttccttcaatttgtatgtttagggCATGTTTGGATAAGCTTTTTGGAACAACTTaatgacttattggctttttgaaaagtcataagctctaaaatgatgtttggcaaagaGGTGTATGTGAGGGGGAAAAGCCAATAAGCCAATAAGTCATAAAATCCTGACTTTTCCaagaagccaataagtcaataagttgtttcaataagcttacccaaacatgcccttagtatgttaagattatttgtatttgatcttttgcctatataTATATCTGTGGTATTACTCATAAACTACCGATTACATTACCTAAAGATACTTTAATACAGAGAATATATGCATATGTAAAATACATGTACAAGTCCAAAAGATGTAAAAAGAAGTGCTTACATAGTACCCCAACCAAATACAATCCCTGAAGGGTGCACTCAGTGTATGAATTAATTAACAAATATCCACACCAACTACCAGTTTCAAAATACATGAAGAAGCTAACTTCAAAACAAACCTATAACTCTTTAGACTTCTAGAGCTGCAACTTTTTGGGCTAACACATCAACCTCTTGTTGCTCAGCTTCACCTTCTTCCTGCACCAAATGAAAGTTCAACTTAACCACCCAAAATGACAATATTTAAAGATACATAGTGTGACCACTAATCACACTAGAAATAGGAACCTTATAACTGGTAAACTTTATCAATAACCAATTCAGGTCTAAACTTACAAGATTTGAAATTGTTTAGTGTGTCGAATGagatcagaaaaaaaaaaaaaaaaaattattctaATTTGAGGTTTATGCACTAATAATACACTTTAGTGGAGTTAACCTGCCTCTAGGGGTCTAAACAACCCCAGAGGCTCGGGAGCTACTCGCCTACTCGTTATCGGCTTGGTTGAAAGCTCGAACGAACCGAGCTTTAACAAGCCCGAGCCCTGTAATAGAGCTCGTTTAGTtttcgagcccgagctcgagcctgaaatacaaagcccGTCAAGCAGAGCCCAAACAAAATttatctttttttataaataatataataataataatgatgataacattggcgagccaagctttggctcgtttaagcgatattgaagcaagctcgagccgagcttttagcttgtttgaggttgttctcaaaatagctcgagccgagtcaagccgagctcgagctcaaaaaagtaggctcgaaccgagccgagctcgagcctagtcaGGCTCGGGCTTGGCCtagctcgtttacacccctacccTAGCTGCCTCACACACATTCATAACTAAATGGGTCGGAACGGCCCCCTCTAAAGGTACTCAATCGTGACCAAAAGGTCAACAGCATCTTTGCAAAAATGCAAGGAAAAGTTTGTGTAACGTGATACTTCTCGCGAGCCCGTGGATAAAGATAAATAGTACATAATCATTAGGGATACAAATTACCTTGGGAATTGTTGTTCCTTGGGTACCTATACATTTGGAGGCACTGATACTAGCACTCTTTAACAAGCTACGGGCGCTTGTTGGTGCATCTTCACTTTCTGATTGTCCCCTTGGGCTATCAACTTTTGTAGCAACTGAAGTTGCAGTCTGCTTTTCAGAATCATTTTCTTGAGCGGCAGATGCTTCCGCCTTTGGTGCAGGAACTCTTTCCCTGAAGAGAGAAAACAttagacacacacacacacacatagatatatccaaaacaaaatatatatcaaatTTATTGAGAATAATTGAAGTATAGCAACTTGCCTAGGGAGTGAGACATGCTGCCTTTGCAGCGGTGGGGTGCTACTTTTCCCGCCTCTACCATAATTCTCCTCTAGATGTGCAAATTGTCGCTTAAAGCGATCAACACCACTAGTGAATATAAGAAAATGTGTCATTGGGTGAGAACATTAAACATAAAATGTCGCATATCAGTAAAATCGAAAATCATATCTTTTCCGTAGAGGGGACAATTTTCAACACATCTACTTATAAACAGGTTGATTTGGGTTTGGTATTATGATCTCCAAAAGATCAAATCAGTTGCTTTGAAAGATGCAACTATAGAAGAAATGGGTTGAAAGCGATCTGAGGTATCTAAAACTCATAAATGGCTAAATTGCCTTATTCAAATGATTAgattatgataaaaaaaaaaaattcatagttTTTGTAATAATATTTAACACAATAATTATCTATCAAATTccaaaatgaattaaaaaaatgtTTCTGAGTCAACTTGGCCTGTTTTTACCTGCACTAAAAGTACCCATATGAGTCAAACCCGTTTCAACCTGTCACCCAACCAACTGGCCCCGCCCATTTTGCCACCTCTGAggaacttcaaaaaaaaaaaaagcaaaaggcGCAGAATGCTTATCACCTCGGGTACATAAAGCTAGTTTGTTCTCCACCACGTAAATATTCCTGAAGCATCTGAGGATGATACTCTAGAATCTGATATATTAAAGACCAATGTTAACAAGTAGCGCATACAAGCTCAATCACGTCAACAAGTAGTGCATATGAGCCCAATCATGTTAGCAACTTAGCATATGAGCCCACTCATGTTAACAAGTAGTGCATACGATCCCAATCCTTTTGATAACTGTTTCCACAATAGTTGCAGAATATCCTTTTCTGGCAAAGTTTatgataaaatttatttatttgccGGTTACATAAATCGTATATTTATTTAGATCGGCAACCATGTGCCCGTTGAAAGTTGCAATTTCCATGCAATTGGGGATATACTGTAAAATGGCATACATACCTCTCGATAGATCAATTCTCTAACATCATCTTTTCCCAATTTTTTCCTTTCAAATTCAAACTCAAGCTTTGATATCGCGTGAGTTGAAGGTTCTTGATCCACATTGGCCAACCCTTGAAAGTAAGGATCTGCTAACGCCTGAAAAAAGTATCGTTAGGAACAAACACCAACTGGAACtcattcttgaaaaaaaaattaatgaataAAGTCGTTGAATTATTTTGAAGTAGAGGTGGCAAAAAGGGAGAATAATTGGGTTCGTGTCAAAACAGTGATTTCTGGCACGGGTTGGGTTGAGTTGACACGAAACtctttttgcaaaaaaaaaaataattaacttTAATGACTAATTAGAGTAACAAATATAATTTCATTTAAAATCTAATGTTTTGAATACGATAATTTAGGAGGTTTTCTGCATCAAACACACTTTGGTGACTTTCGACCCATTTGAACCATTTCCTTtcaagttatatatatatttaacccaTTATATAAAGAATATAGCCCAAATCGACCCATCATTGATAAATATGAGTTGACATTTCCACCATTAATAGATACCTCTTCAGCTGATGGGCGATCTTTTGGGTCAAATGATAGCAGGCGTTCGAGTAAGCGAAGTGCCAAGGGATCAGCATTAGGAAATTTGTGTGCAAAAGGAACAGGCGGTTTCTTACGCATATTATTAAGATACCTTCTAGCTTTTTCATTGCGAATCTGCATTGACACACCATTCGCATTAGATTACTTATTTAACTTGTAGCCCTTTGGAAGAAGAGGTAGCTAACCCACCCGTGCAATGGATTCAGAGGAAGGAGTGCCAAGCAAATCAGTCATGAGATCCAACTGATGCACCACATTCCTTCCCGGAAATAACGGTCTCCCCAAAATCATTTCCGCAAATATACATCCAATGCTCCAGATATCAATGCCAGGAGTATACTGCAATAATAAATAAATGTCTTAGCACATGTACATTTCTACTTTCTGTATAAACTTCCATGTTTCATCGATAAAGGTGCCAAATTGGGTGACTTAATTAACAGTACTAgtcataaaaatttcacaaggaaAACAAAAGGGTATGATCATGATGATACCTTAGAGAAAAAGGAGCCACAGAGTTCAGGAGCGCGATACCATCGAGTTGCAACATAATCCTGCACCAATCCCAAATCATATAAAACGAGTAGAAGCCATTGGATTCAATTCTACATGATACACAAAATAAAACAGATTTGACGTACCGTCCAGAATATAGCTGACGGGGCATCATTAAATGATGCACGTGCAAGCCCAAAATCACAAATCTTCAACTTACCGTCCGCATTGGCAAGAATGTTTTTTGGTTTTAAATCTCGATGAAACACATTTGCTGCAAAATTTAATAACATAAGTGATAATGATAACTGCACACTAACATATCAAGTCACGAAtggaaaaaagaaaaaagaaaaccTGTGTGAATATATTTTAGGCCACGAAGAAGTTGATACAAGAAAAACTGATGATGTTGGGGTGTGAGATCATCATTGGCTTTAATAACTTGGTGAAGATCACATTCCATCAACTCAAAAACAACATAAATATCCTTAAACTCTCTTCTAGAAGGAGGAAGCATAATATGTTTGATCTGTACAATATCAGGATGCTTAAGCAAGCGAAGGAGCTTGATTTCTCTAAGAATCCGAGTGGCATCAGAGACGTGTTCGAAAACATCGTTTATCTTCTTAATTGCTACCTTTTCTCCTGTGTGAGTATCCACCGCAGAACCCACAACACCATAACTTCCTTTGCCTATAACTTCTTGAACTTGGTACCTACTTGCCTCACCGTACTCGGTGAAGAATTCTGCTTCAAGCTGAGTAAAAACatacaaacaacacaatatagaTGTTTCGTCATCTCCAAGATAAAATTGCAAAGAAATGTGATCTTAGTTCAGATAATCATTTTACACAGATACTATATGATCATAAAGTTATGATAACAAAATTTCATATGTTTTCTATGCATTACTTCACTTTAAAGCCAAATCTTGAGCCATAACATGGATGCATCTTGCAAAAAGGGCAGATCACACCAGTAAAAAATATACCTTAGTAAAAACATACAACACAATATAGATTTGGTAGAGTTGCACCTCTCTGAGGACATGGTTCAGGATAGGAGttcgtggagacgtaggattaaggttaaggacttgTAGGTGAGGCTATAGACGTGTCAAAGCTTTGCCTTGGGAAGGGGGGCTAGATTTCTTTTACACTTTAGGTAGGCCAatatatagggctgtaaacgaaccgaacgttcagcgaacagttcgttaACTGTTCGGcgagaagttcgtttatgttcgttcgtataataaacgaacaaacatgaacaagaaattttgttcgattagttaaataaacgaacatgaacagaggtctcgttcgttcaatggtgttcgtgaacgttcggtaaggtgttcgtgaacattcgttcatttgtgttcgtttatgtttgtatgtttgtgttttaattaaagatttttgtaatttcatatattttatctgtactttttatattattaaacttatatttattttaataccctaacaattaaactagaaaACTCTATTTCACCTTGCTTATTcaccatttccctttcatttctcattatttacgaTCGACCTCTGTTCCATTATAATGGCTTCAAGTTCCAgtgtgctactctctgggccatccacctttatccttcgtcgcgttcgccaaatttatttgtgttcgtttgtgttcatgaaccgttcgtgaacaagCTCATTTACTTAATGAACGagcacgaacataaaatctcgtttggtaagtgttcatgaaccgttcgtgaacacatttattttcttaacgaacgaacacgaacaaggccttgttcgtgttcgttcggttcgtttacaaccctaccaaTATACGATGATTTTCTTGTATCTATGCCTATATGTTGCTTGCTGATGATGATCTATCTGACTACTGCTGCGCTATTTACTTAACCATCTTTCGTCTATCTGTCTGTTGGTTGTTTTGGAGCCGGGGTCTCTCAGGAAGCAGTCTCTATATTCTTAGGACCGGGGAAAGGTTTGCCTACATCCCAGCTCAGCTCCCAGACCCTACCAATAGTTTTGCTATTTGTGAGATTTACtaggtatggttgttgttgttgttgtactcATTTTATGTGTGTTTAGTGACATGGATTCCTCAAAGAGTaacatataaataataaaaaaataaaaaataaaacatccTGGATCAGGTTTAAAGACTGCATAAATAAAGGTTAAAAGAAAGTTGTGATTGCAAGTATTATCATCAACAGTAGGATTTAACTTGTGACAGGTGGGTGGGTCCCTACATCTTCACCAACAGATTATGGGGCCGGTCGAATTAATACAGATTGAGATCCACAAGTAACCAATCAGATTGAACAACTCTCCCAGGTCAACAACATGTCATAAAAAGAGAGAAAAGTCAAAAGGGTGAAATGAATACCTTCCTGTTGGGATCAAGGGGTAGGGAAGCTGAGGGTAAAGCGATGCGTTGGGGAACTTTAATAAGCTTAAGTGCAGAGGGATCGAAGTCTTCAACAATGGTGAGTTGCGAAGCATCTGACGATGATGGTAGGGCTTTGGATTCGGAATCATCGGTAGTAGTTGCAGCTGACGATCGGCGGTTCTGATGGTGGAACCAGCGAAGAACGCCGTCAACGAATGTTCCGCTGCCCATAAGTGTTAGGTTTGAGATCGAGCACCCTACCCTGCTGCTGATTTataggaggaggaggaggatgaTATAGATACAGCTAGGTGTATTACATTACATGAGGGTGGGAGGAAAATGGGAAAACAGAGGTGTAGCCGCGTTACGTCAAAGACGGATAGCCAGATCCATGGACTTGCGGCTGGGTCCCACATTGTTCCtgctttttttataatatatatgtatatatcattGGTTGTCTCTCGTGCATTTtctttcatcattcaaatttattagttcatttatttatatttattccaaGATATATAGTAAATGCATATATTATGACATTACTAGTGCACAACTCCACCTTAAAGGGTAATTTTTTAATGGTCAACCCAAGGTACAAATCAATATAAGGTCACTCGGTGTGGGGCTTAGCTTGGCCCGTCCTGACCCGTCGCTGAGCCTCAACACCATTTCCACCATTGCTGCGTCGTCGTAATCGTCGCAGACGATGAGGACGGTCAGTACAAGACAAAAAAGTAGTTGTTTGATGCTACTAGCcgttgtaaaaaaaatataatttttcaatCCCATTTTATAAATATACACCCTTTATTCTCCCACTTTTAATCCAAAATCTTTCCAATCTCCCTATTTTTTATACACcatcatatttttataaaaatatagg belongs to Helianthus annuus cultivar XRQ/B chromosome 5, HanXRQr2.0-SUNRISE, whole genome shotgun sequence and includes:
- the LOC110940728 gene encoding mitogen-activated protein kinase 9; its protein translation is MGSGTFVDGVLRWFHHQNRRSSAATTTDDSESKALPSSSDASQLTIVEDFDPSALKLIKVPQRIALPSASLPLDPNRKLEAEFFTEYGEASRYQVQEVIGKGSYGVVGSAVDTHTGEKVAIKKINDVFEHVSDATRILREIKLLRLLKHPDIVQIKHIMLPPSRREFKDIYVVFELMECDLHQVIKANDDLTPQHHQFFLYQLLRGLKYIHTANVFHRDLKPKNILANADGKLKICDFGLARASFNDAPSAIFWTDYVATRWYRAPELCGSFFSKYTPGIDIWSIGCIFAEMILGRPLFPGRNVVHQLDLMTDLLGTPSSESIARIRNEKARRYLNNMRKKPPVPFAHKFPNADPLALRLLERLLSFDPKDRPSAEEALADPYFQGLANVDQEPSTHAISKLEFEFERKKLGKDDVRELIYREILEYHPQMLQEYLRGGEQTSFMYPSGVDRFKRQFAHLEENYGRGGKSSTPPLQRQHVSLPRERVPAPKAEASAAQENDSEKQTATSVATKVDSPRGQSESEDAPTSARSLLKSASISASKCIGTQGTTIPKEEGEAEQQEVDVLAQKVAALEV